The following are from one region of the Paenibacillus protaetiae genome:
- the flgG gene encoding flagellar basal body rod protein FlgG: protein MLRSMYSGVSGMKAFQTKLDVIGNNIANVNTVGFKSSRIMFSDILSQTVSGATTPEADEQGGVNPKQVGLGVAAASISTVHTQGSAMTTNDGKDLRIDGDGFFVVQANGDSEMLLTRAGNFTLDANRQLVTADGYYVLSTDGTPITLDEDVTSFSISQDGNVMATTADGTESVGQIAIARVTNPSGLEKVGGSKYRLTGNADLADSVEDLIDAPGVDGRGSIIAGQLEMSNVDLTDEFTEMIVAQRGFQANSRIITTSDSILEEVVNLKR, encoded by the coding sequence ATGCTCAGATCGATGTATTCCGGCGTATCCGGGATGAAAGCCTTTCAAACGAAGCTTGACGTAATCGGCAACAACATTGCTAACGTCAATACGGTTGGGTTTAAATCCAGCCGCATTATGTTTTCGGATATTTTGAGCCAGACGGTCAGCGGCGCAACAACGCCTGAAGCAGACGAACAAGGCGGCGTCAATCCGAAGCAGGTAGGCCTTGGCGTAGCGGCTGCTTCGATCAGCACCGTCCATACGCAAGGCAGCGCGATGACCACGAACGACGGCAAAGACTTGCGTATTGACGGCGACGGATTTTTTGTGGTGCAGGCTAACGGCGACAGCGAAATGCTGCTGACACGCGCCGGCAATTTTACGCTGGATGCCAATCGGCAGCTGGTTACGGCAGACGGCTACTATGTACTGAGCACTGACGGTACGCCGATTACGCTGGATGAGGACGTAACGTCCTTCTCGATCTCCCAGGACGGCAACGTCATGGCGACAACAGCGGACGGCACGGAATCGGTCGGCCAAATCGCAATTGCCCGCGTTACGAACCCAAGCGGCCTTGAAAAAGTCGGCGGCAGCAAATACCGCCTGACCGGAAATGCCGACTTGGCGGATTCCGTCGAAGATCTGATTGATGCTCCCGGCGTAGACGGCCGCGGTTCGATTATTGCCGGACAGCTTGAGATGTCCAATGTCGACTTGACCGACGAATTTACCGAGATGATTGTCGCGCAGCGCGGTTTCCAAGCGAATTCCCGCATCATTACGACTTCCGACAGCATTTTGGAAGAGGTCGTCAACCTGAAGCGATAA
- a CDS encoding flagellar FlbD family protein produces MITVTRLNGTQVMINALLIETAEATPDTVITLSTGKKIVVKESTTELRGLVQQFLRTIGLTAAAAHKIEQTED; encoded by the coding sequence ATGATTACGGTTACGCGGCTTAACGGGACGCAAGTAATGATTAATGCATTGCTCATTGAGACAGCCGAGGCAACACCCGATACAGTCATTACGCTATCGACCGGCAAAAAAATCGTCGTCAAAGAATCGACGACTGAGCTGCGGGGCCTTGTACAGCAGTTTCTAAGAACGATCGGATTAACTGCAGCGGCAGCCCACAAGATCGAGCAAACGGAGGACTAA
- a CDS encoding flagellar basal body-associated FliL family protein yields MKKMLPWIVTLLLAISLIAVVAIILFNSIVDDPPKTADAQPVAVKKLNADELVAVTSELKDFKRNLKDPDYVVLLNLAFQLDSKKAKAEFDKVLDIEVKPIINRVVADMSEEDLRGSQGEDTLEAKLLTLINPVLPTGKLVKVEITDFIIQQL; encoded by the coding sequence ATGAAAAAGATGCTGCCTTGGATCGTTACCTTATTGCTGGCGATCTCCCTGATTGCCGTAGTTGCGATCATTTTATTTAATTCGATTGTGGATGATCCGCCCAAAACAGCGGACGCACAGCCGGTTGCGGTGAAGAAGCTGAATGCTGACGAACTGGTTGCGGTAACTTCCGAGCTGAAGGATTTCAAACGCAACTTGAAAGATCCCGATTATGTCGTTCTTCTGAATCTCGCTTTTCAGCTGGACAGCAAAAAAGCCAAAGCCGAGTTCGACAAAGTGCTGGATATTGAAGTGAAACCTATCATTAACCGGGTTGTGGCGGATATGAGCGAAGAAGATTTGAGAGGTTCGCAAGGCGAAGACACTTTGGAAGCCAAATTGCTGACGCTCATTAATCCAGTGCTTCCGACCGGCAAGCTCGTCAAGGTTGAAATTACCGATTTTATTATCCAGCAGCTTTAG
- the fliM gene encoding flagellar motor switch protein FliM: MVDVLSQNEIDALLAALSSGEMDAEELKKEETTKKIRVYDFKRAVRFSKDHIRSLTRIHENFARYLTTYFSAQLRTFVQISVVQVEQLPYDEFIRSIPKMTILNIFEAEPLEGRMVLEVNPNVAFAMLDRLLGGPGMAPAKIQNLTEIETIVIERIFRGTFESLKDAWKTILDISPRLEALETNPQFMQIVSPNETIALISLSTKIGDTTGMINLCIPHVVLEPIMPRLSAHHWFVSQKKERAPEEVEMLEHRVSKAKLPIVAELGDSTITIQEFLSLNVGDVISLKKPTNEGLRIKVGDKLKFIGSPGSIKDRLAVQVDEVVSEGVEEEYDE; this comes from the coding sequence TTGGTTGATGTATTATCGCAGAATGAGATTGACGCGCTGCTTGCCGCATTGTCCTCCGGCGAAATGGATGCCGAGGAGCTGAAAAAGGAAGAAACAACGAAGAAAATCCGGGTGTACGATTTCAAGCGCGCCGTCCGTTTCTCGAAGGATCACATTCGCAGCTTGACTCGCATACACGAGAATTTCGCGCGATATTTGACAACCTACTTCTCCGCGCAGCTTCGTACTTTCGTTCAAATCAGTGTCGTGCAGGTGGAACAGCTGCCTTATGACGAATTTATCCGCTCTATTCCGAAAATGACCATTTTGAACATTTTTGAAGCGGAGCCGCTGGAAGGCAGAATGGTGCTGGAGGTTAACCCTAATGTCGCCTTTGCCATGCTGGACAGGCTGTTAGGCGGTCCGGGAATGGCGCCTGCCAAAATCCAGAATTTGACCGAAATCGAAACGATTGTGATCGAGAGAATTTTTAGAGGCACGTTTGAAAGCTTAAAGGATGCCTGGAAGACGATCTTGGACATATCGCCTCGTCTGGAAGCGCTCGAAACGAATCCGCAATTTATGCAAATCGTTTCGCCCAATGAGACGATTGCGCTTATTTCATTAAGCACCAAAATTGGCGATACGACCGGCATGATTAATTTATGTATCCCGCATGTTGTACTTGAACCGATTATGCCGCGCCTGTCTGCACATCATTGGTTCGTATCGCAAAAGAAAGAGCGCGCGCCTGAGGAAGTAGAGATGCTGGAGCACCGCGTCAGCAAAGCGAAACTTCCGATTGTAGCTGAGCTTGGGGATTCTACGATAACGATCCAAGAGTTTCTAAGTTTAAATGTTGGCGACGTTATTTCCCTGAAAAAACCGACGAACGAAGGGCTTCGCATTAAAGTTGGCGATAAGCTGAAGTTTATAGGCAGCCCGGGAAGTATTAAAGATCGCCTGGCCGTTCAAGTAGACGAGGTAGTCAGCGAAGGAGTGGAAGAGGAATATGACGAGTAA
- the fliY gene encoding flagellar motor switch phosphatase FliY, with the protein MTSKDYLSQEEIDALLRQSSAGEEQGASAAPEEDLGSYLTPIEQDALGEIGNITFGSAATALSTLLGRKVDITTPEVNLVKRENLSDEFPKPHVAVSVQYVDGFQGINSLVIKTKDAQVIADLMLGGEGTVTAEELNEIHISAVQEAMNQMMGSSATSMSTIFNRLVNISPPGIDILDVNNGEGVSHLPSDDVFIKISFRLTIGDLIDSRIMQLIPIPFAKQMVATLMGAEEEAAPAYEAPAAVYAPPEQPAPMYAPPAVHQEPIFEQPAPAAGMGVPFDTGSQPSVPQAFGNVSTRNVNVQPVQFANFNNASYVQQDATNLNLLLDIPLKVTVELGRTQKQIKDILELSQGSIIELDKLAGEPVDILVNNKLIAKGEVVVIDENFGVRVTDIVSQWDRIQKLQ; encoded by the coding sequence ATGACGAGTAAAGACTATTTGTCCCAAGAGGAAATTGATGCGCTGCTTCGCCAGTCCTCTGCTGGTGAAGAGCAAGGAGCATCTGCGGCGCCGGAAGAAGATCTTGGTTCGTATTTGACTCCGATTGAACAAGATGCGCTTGGCGAAATCGGCAATATTACTTTCGGCAGCGCAGCGACGGCGTTATCTACGCTGCTTGGCCGTAAAGTCGACATTACGACGCCTGAAGTTAATCTGGTAAAACGGGAAAATTTAAGCGATGAATTTCCGAAGCCGCATGTCGCGGTTAGCGTGCAGTATGTAGACGGCTTTCAGGGCATTAACTCGCTTGTGATTAAGACCAAAGACGCCCAAGTGATTGCGGATTTGATGCTTGGCGGCGAAGGCACGGTTACAGCCGAAGAATTAAACGAAATACATATAAGCGCCGTACAGGAAGCCATGAATCAAATGATGGGCTCTTCTGCGACGTCGATGTCTACGATATTTAACCGTCTGGTCAACATATCTCCTCCAGGCATTGATATATTGGACGTGAACAATGGCGAAGGCGTATCGCATCTGCCATCCGACGATGTGTTTATTAAAATATCGTTCCGTCTAACCATTGGCGACTTGATAGATTCCAGAATTATGCAGCTGATTCCGATTCCGTTTGCGAAGCAAATGGTGGCCACCTTGATGGGAGCTGAAGAAGAAGCAGCGCCGGCTTATGAAGCGCCAGCAGCCGTATACGCTCCGCCGGAACAGCCGGCCCCTATGTATGCGCCGCCGGCAGTCCATCAGGAGCCGATTTTTGAACAGCCTGCGCCAGCAGCCGGAATGGGAGTGCCATTTGACACAGGAAGTCAGCCTTCCGTACCACAAGCTTTCGGAAACGTTTCGACAAGAAATGTCAATGTCCAGCCGGTACAGTTCGCAAATTTCAACAATGCTTCCTATGTTCAACAAGATGCGACAAATCTTAATTTACTTCTCGACATTCCCCTTAAGGTAACGGTAGAATTAGGAAGGACCCAGAAGCAAATTAAGGATATTTTGGAATTGTCGCAAGGCTCGATTATCGAGTTGGACAAGCTTGCCGGAGAGCCTGTTGATATTTTGGTTAACAACAAGCTGATTGCAAAAGGTGAAGTTGTCGTAATCGACGAAAATTTTGGTGTTCGTGTCACGGACATCGTTAGCCAATGGGACCGCATTCAAAAATTACAATAG
- a CDS encoding response regulator, producing MANRILIVDDAAFMRMMIRDILTKNGYEVVGEAQDGSQAVEKFKELKPDLITMDITMPEMDGISALKEIKKLDPNARVIMCSAMGQQAMVIDAIQAGAKDFIVKPFQADRVIEAIKKTLG from the coding sequence ATGGCAAACCGTATTTTGATCGTAGACGACGCAGCGTTCATGCGCATGATGATTCGAGACATTCTTACCAAGAACGGTTATGAAGTCGTCGGTGAAGCCCAGGATGGCTCCCAGGCAGTGGAAAAATTCAAGGAGCTGAAGCCGGACCTCATTACGATGGACATTACGATGCCTGAGATGGACGGGATTTCCGCTCTGAAGGAAATTAAAAAACTCGATCCGAATGCCAGAGTCATTATGTGCTCCGCTATGGGCCAGCAGGCTATGGTTATCGATGCGATTCAGGCCGGTGCAAAGGACTTTATCGTAAAACCGTTCCAAGCGGACCGGGTTATTGAAGCGATTAAGAAAACGCTTGGTTAA
- a CDS encoding flagellar biosynthetic protein FliO: MKRLRKRLVNGNDSIFFTVGFFQTTGGSFAADFARYGDIDGAPDDLKAPSANLAGSVVWVIVALIIVIALIYIVIKFLAKRSQAWGTNRSLRSLGGITLGQNKSLQVVEIAGRLYVVGVGENVTLLDLIDDKEEVQALLSALELKPQTVWPTNVLANALQKLRRGKIEQNSADEWDSAGSFEQLLQDKWNRQSERKQQMESMLHNSKHNERSMDDEK; the protein is encoded by the coding sequence TTGAAGCGATTAAGAAAACGCTTGGTTAACGGCAATGATTCCATCTTTTTTACAGTTGGCTTCTTTCAAACAACCGGCGGCAGCTTTGCCGCAGATTTTGCTCGCTACGGGGATATAGACGGCGCTCCCGATGATTTGAAAGCTCCGTCCGCTAATTTGGCGGGGAGTGTCGTTTGGGTCATCGTTGCCCTAATTATCGTCATTGCACTGATTTATATCGTAATCAAGTTTCTTGCAAAACGCAGCCAGGCCTGGGGAACGAACCGTTCCCTCCGTTCGCTTGGAGGTATTACGCTTGGACAAAACAAGTCGCTTCAAGTTGTGGAAATTGCCGGCCGGCTGTATGTCGTAGGGGTAGGGGAGAATGTTACCCTTCTCGACCTGATCGACGACAAAGAGGAAGTACAGGCTTTGCTTTCGGCTCTTGAGCTGAAGCCGCAGACGGTATGGCCAACCAACGTGCTGGCTAACGCGCTTCAGAAGCTGCGGCGCGGCAAAATCGAACAAAACTCGGCCGATGAATGGGATTCGGCCGGCTCGTTTGAGCAGCTGCTCCAAGACAAATGGAACCGCCAATCAGAACGAAAGCAGCAGATGGAGTCGATGCTGCATAACTCAAAACATAATGAACGGTCGATGGATGATGAAAAATAA
- the fliP gene encoding flagellar type III secretion system pore protein FliP (The bacterial flagellar biogenesis protein FliP forms a type III secretion system (T3SS)-type pore required for flagellar assembly.), giving the protein MKNKWLLTIAFALMLVMAIQTHAHAEPLPDISINVGNSDDGQSGTSSLSILLLITVLSIAPAILVLMTSFTRIVVVLGFVRTSIGTPTTPPTQVIIGLAMFLTFFVMAPTLSQVNQVALQPYLKHEISQTEAFKKAEVPMKKFMFSNTREKDLKLFMDYSKAEKPKTYEDIPLTVLVPAYAISELKTAFQMGFMIFIPFLVIDMIVASVLMSMGMMMLPPVMISLPFKLLLFVLVDGWYLVVRSLLLSFNT; this is encoded by the coding sequence ATGAAAAATAAGTGGTTACTGACAATCGCTTTTGCACTAATGCTCGTAATGGCTATACAAACGCATGCTCATGCCGAACCTCTTCCGGATATCTCCATCAATGTTGGCAATTCGGATGATGGCCAGTCGGGCACAAGTTCGTTATCCATTCTGCTGCTTATTACGGTACTCAGCATCGCGCCTGCCATTCTCGTATTGATGACCAGCTTTACCCGGATTGTAGTTGTTCTTGGTTTTGTCCGGACTTCGATCGGCACGCCGACAACGCCGCCGACCCAGGTGATTATCGGGCTTGCGATGTTTTTGACCTTCTTTGTAATGGCGCCTACCTTATCGCAAGTTAATCAGGTCGCTCTTCAGCCGTATTTGAAGCATGAAATCTCTCAAACGGAAGCGTTCAAGAAAGCGGAAGTGCCGATGAAGAAGTTTATGTTTTCCAATACGAGAGAAAAAGATTTAAAGCTGTTTATGGATTATTCCAAAGCGGAAAAGCCAAAAACGTATGAGGATATCCCGCTTACCGTACTTGTCCCGGCTTATGCGATTAGCGAGCTGAAAACGGCGTTTCAGATGGGCTTCATGATATTCATTCCGTTTCTCGTCATTGATATGATTGTGGCGAGCGTTCTGATGTCCATGGGGATGATGATGCTGCCGCCGGTAATGATCTCTTTGCCATTTAAACTGCTGTTATTTGTACTGGTAGACGGATGGTATTTGGTCGTTCGGTCATTATTGCTCAGCTTTAACACGTAG
- the fliQ gene encoding flagellar biosynthesis protein FliQ, which yields MSTDFVIGLAGQAVYTVLISSAPMLALALIVGLIISIFQATTQIQEQTLAFVPKIVAVLIALIVFGPWILNTIIQFTYDILSNLYKYIG from the coding sequence ATGAGTACAGATTTTGTTATCGGCCTGGCAGGGCAAGCCGTATATACCGTTCTAATCAGCAGCGCGCCAATGCTGGCGCTTGCTTTGATTGTAGGCTTAATCATTAGCATCTTTCAGGCAACGACGCAAATTCAGGAACAAACGCTTGCTTTTGTACCTAAAATCGTAGCCGTGCTGATCGCTCTCATCGTATTTGGGCCATGGATATTGAACACCATTATTCAGTTCACTTACGACATCTTGAGCAATCTCTATAAATATATCGGATGA
- the fliR gene encoding flagellar biosynthetic protein FliR: MDAIVQGFPIFLLIFCRITAFFVVAPIFAFRNLPNTFKIGLGFFISLLVFLTYGFSQTVITDATYVLMIIREILIGLAMGFVVYLFFAVVQAAGGFMDMQIGFAMANVIDPVTGSSAPLLGNFKYMLAMMLFLMMDGHHYLLNALMGSYSWLPLDNEVYAHFADGRISDLLLRLVGNTFLLSLQVAAPIIVAMFLTDVGMAFLAKTAPQFNIFVIGIPLKLLIGLALLMLIMPEIATLFSHLFSIMFDSLEKLFAVMQGKSGT, translated from the coding sequence ATGGATGCAATCGTACAAGGGTTTCCTATTTTTTTGTTGATATTTTGTCGAATAACAGCATTTTTCGTCGTAGCTCCAATATTTGCGTTTCGAAATTTGCCGAATACGTTTAAGATTGGCCTCGGTTTTTTTATTTCCCTGCTTGTCTTTTTAACCTACGGCTTTAGCCAAACCGTTATAACGGACGCCACCTATGTGCTGATGATTATACGGGAAATATTGATCGGTCTTGCCATGGGGTTTGTTGTCTATTTGTTTTTTGCAGTTGTGCAGGCGGCTGGCGGGTTCATGGACATGCAGATCGGATTTGCGATGGCGAATGTGATTGATCCCGTAACCGGAAGTTCGGCGCCTTTGCTCGGCAATTTCAAATATATGCTGGCGATGATGCTCTTTTTAATGATGGACGGCCATCATTATCTGCTTAACGCTTTAATGGGCAGCTACAGCTGGCTGCCGCTTGATAACGAGGTGTATGCGCATTTTGCAGACGGCCGGATTTCGGATTTGCTGCTCCGCTTGGTTGGCAATACGTTTCTGTTAAGCTTGCAGGTTGCGGCGCCGATTATTGTGGCAATGTTTCTGACGGACGTCGGGATGGCTTTTTTAGCGAAAACCGCGCCGCAGTTCAACATTTTTGTTATCGGCATTCCGTTAAAGCTGTTGATCGGGTTAGCGCTGCTTATGCTCATCATGCCGGAAATTGCAACCTTGTTCAGCCATTTGTTTTCCATCATGTTCGATTCGCTTGAAAAACTGTTTGCCGTTATGCAGGGCAAGAGCGGGACGTAA
- the flhB gene encoding flagellar biosynthesis protein FlhB, translating into MRTSYRLKLDLQLFSQEKTERATPKKRQESRKKGQVAKSNELPSSLILLFGFLCLIMMGGYFKHRILLLFGSLFQDWLTMDLNAGSFMRLATHVITDLLLLLAPLFAVAVLFAVVGNVVQFGFLFTGEPLKLKFSKLNPVNGAKNIFSAHTLVEFVKSVLKVILIGICVYITISSEWSRIMALWSVPVDQIFSFAAGLTMRLGIEIGAVLVVLSAADFMYKRYEHEKSIRMSKQDIKDEYKKTEGNPIIKGRIRERQRKMALMRMMQEVPKADVIITNPTHFAIALKYDPAEMDAPVIVAKGMDHVAQRIKEIAKENGVMTMENKPLARALYERSEIGDVIPADLFQAVAEVLAYVYKVKGRRK; encoded by the coding sequence GTGCGGACATCATACCGCTTAAAACTTGATTTACAGCTGTTCAGCCAGGAAAAAACCGAACGGGCCACGCCGAAGAAACGGCAGGAGTCGCGGAAAAAAGGGCAGGTTGCCAAATCTAACGAGCTGCCGAGCTCCCTTATTCTTTTATTTGGATTTTTATGCTTGATTATGATGGGCGGTTATTTCAAGCATCGCATACTGCTCCTCTTCGGAAGTTTGTTTCAAGACTGGCTGACCATGGATTTGAACGCCGGGAGCTTTATGAGGCTGGCAACGCATGTCATTACCGATCTGCTGCTGCTGCTTGCTCCCCTGTTTGCGGTAGCGGTTTTATTTGCAGTCGTGGGCAATGTTGTACAATTTGGCTTTTTGTTTACGGGTGAACCGCTTAAGCTGAAGTTTTCGAAGCTGAACCCGGTCAATGGCGCCAAAAATATATTTTCTGCCCATACGCTGGTAGAGTTTGTGAAAAGCGTATTGAAAGTAATTCTGATCGGAATCTGCGTCTACATAACGATTAGCAGCGAATGGTCCCGCATCATGGCATTATGGAGCGTTCCGGTCGACCAGATCTTCAGCTTTGCAGCCGGATTAACGATGAGGCTGGGAATCGAGATTGGTGCAGTGCTCGTCGTATTGTCGGCAGCCGATTTTATGTACAAGCGTTACGAGCATGAGAAAAGCATCCGGATGTCCAAGCAGGATATTAAGGATGAGTACAAAAAAACGGAAGGCAATCCGATCATTAAAGGGCGCATTCGCGAACGGCAACGGAAGATGGCGCTCATGCGGATGATGCAGGAAGTACCTAAAGCGGATGTAATCATTACAAACCCTACCCACTTTGCTATCGCACTTAAATATGACCCCGCCGAAATGGATGCTCCTGTTATCGTTGCGAAAGGGATGGACCATGTTGCCCAGCGCATCAAGGAAATCGCCAAGGAAAACGGCGTCATGACGATGGAAAACAAGCCGCTGGCCAGAGCGCTGTATGAACGATCGGAAATCGGGGATGTCATTCCGGCCGATTTGTTCCAGGCTGTGGCGGAAGTGCTGGCTTATGTATACAAAGTGAAGGGAAGAAGGAAGTAG
- the flhF gene encoding flagellar biosynthesis protein FlhF codes for MRVKRYVVSELPEAVQMIRSELGKDAVILNTKEIRVGGFMGMFRKRKMEVLAAVESGGGAPSAAPAASVPAAPAAVPAALRGVPAAYEQPAASAYARQAAAAVRGMPASPMPQASSQAPLFGHPAAEPVPPRREERKNNDFLLEELRGIKQYISQLASRGEEPAMLPEALQALHDRLTEQEVAPELIDRLIGEIRNQHEDRQLVLHKDEVWESAKQFLEEWLAPYDVQPVGESARVVHFVGPTGVGKTTTIAKLAAEQTIGRGKKLGFITSDTYRIAAVDQLRTYANILNIPLEVVFSPMDLSKAYLQLEDRDLIFMDTAGRNFRNELQVSEVNSLFNPGEHNETVMVFSLTGKTKDMAAVAEHFMKYGVRKVLFTKLDETSVYGAVLNLIVQLQLNPTYVASGQTVPDDIAPFHPQQYIALLLGRRRMSDQAEALRKLIRGRVSQEQQRAETRLITVTSGKGGVGKSNFSLNFALALQSLGQKTLVFDADVGMANIDVLMGISSSHTFYDLLSRKKTIEEVIQEGPGGIHFIAGGSGIADLLELKPEQLRYAAEQVASLQDRYDVILFDTGAGLSREAVKFMESSQDTIVVTTPEPTSITDAYALLKLVHSLQIETRFKLVVNRALDHKEGSHTADKIIYAADRFLQLKLEKLGILPDDPSVSKSVRRQSPFMIAFPGSPAARAMEQLARYYLELPNNTRGSGGIRGFIHKMFSPPR; via the coding sequence ATGAGAGTAAAGCGATATGTCGTAAGCGAGCTGCCTGAAGCGGTACAAATGATCCGCAGCGAGCTTGGCAAAGACGCCGTTATTTTAAATACAAAAGAAATTCGTGTCGGCGGCTTTATGGGCATGTTCCGCAAGCGGAAAATGGAGGTGCTCGCCGCGGTCGAATCCGGCGGCGGCGCTCCTTCCGCCGCGCCTGCGGCGTCAGTCCCTGCTGCACCGGCGGCAGTGCCGGCCGCTTTGCGCGGGGTGCCAGCTGCATACGAACAGCCGGCCGCAAGCGCTTATGCCCGGCAGGCTGCCGCCGCCGTGCGTGGGATGCCCGCATCGCCGATGCCGCAAGCGTCGTCGCAAGCGCCGCTCTTCGGGCATCCTGCGGCCGAACCGGTGCCGCCGCGCCGCGAAGAGCGCAAAAACAACGATTTTTTGCTGGAAGAGCTGCGCGGCATCAAGCAATACATATCACAGCTTGCATCGAGAGGCGAAGAGCCGGCGATGCTCCCGGAGGCGTTACAGGCGCTGCATGACAGGCTGACTGAACAAGAGGTTGCTCCGGAACTTATCGACCGCCTGATCGGCGAGATTCGCAACCAGCATGAAGACAGGCAGCTTGTGCTGCACAAGGATGAAGTATGGGAGTCGGCAAAGCAGTTTCTGGAAGAGTGGCTTGCTCCGTACGACGTTCAGCCGGTAGGCGAATCGGCGCGGGTAGTTCATTTTGTCGGCCCGACCGGCGTCGGCAAAACAACAACCATTGCGAAGCTGGCTGCGGAGCAGACGATTGGCCGCGGGAAAAAGCTCGGTTTCATTACGTCGGACACGTACCGAATTGCCGCCGTTGACCAGTTGCGAACCTACGCCAACATTTTGAACATTCCGCTGGAGGTCGTGTTTTCTCCAATGGATTTGTCGAAAGCTTATCTTCAGCTGGAAGACCGCGACCTAATATTTATGGATACGGCGGGCCGTAATTTCCGCAATGAGCTTCAAGTGTCCGAAGTGAACAGCTTGTTTAATCCCGGCGAGCATAATGAGACGGTCATGGTGTTCAGCCTCACCGGCAAAACGAAAGACATGGCTGCGGTTGCGGAGCATTTTATGAAATACGGCGTTCGCAAAGTGCTGTTTACGAAGCTGGACGAGACAAGCGTATACGGCGCCGTCTTGAATCTCATCGTACAGCTGCAGCTGAATCCGACTTATGTTGCCAGCGGACAGACCGTGCCGGACGATATTGCGCCATTCCATCCGCAGCAATATATCGCTCTGCTTCTGGGGCGCCGGCGGATGAGTGATCAGGCGGAAGCGTTACGCAAGCTTATACGCGGCAGAGTCTCGCAGGAGCAGCAGCGTGCGGAGACGCGTCTCATTACCGTCACAAGCGGCAAAGGCGGCGTTGGGAAATCGAATTTCAGCTTAAACTTTGCGCTGGCGCTTCAAAGCCTGGGGCAAAAAACGCTTGTTTTTGACGCGGATGTGGGCATGGCCAACATCGACGTGCTTATGGGCATATCGTCATCGCATACTTTTTACGACCTGCTCAGCCGGAAAAAGACGATTGAGGAAGTGATTCAGGAAGGCCCGGGCGGCATCCATTTTATTGCCGGCGGCTCAGGCATTGCCGATCTGCTGGAGTTGAAGCCGGAGCAGCTGCGTTACGCTGCAGAGCAGGTCGCTTCCCTGCAAGACCGGTATGACGTCATCTTGTTTGATACAGGTGCGGGATTAAGCCGGGAAGCGGTCAAATTCATGGAGTCGTCGCAGGATACGATCGTTGTCACTACTCCGGAGCCAACGTCCATTACTGATGCGTACGCCTTGCTGAAGCTGGTCCATTCCCTGCAGATCGAAACCCGCTTTAAGCTGGTTGTAAACCGTGCTTTGGATCATAAGGAAGGCAGCCATACGGCGGATAAAATCATATACGCCGCAGACCGGTTCCTGCAGCTCAAGCTGGAGAAACTGGGGATTCTTCCCGATGATCCCAGCGTTTCGAAGTCGGTGCGCAGGCAGTCGCCGTTTATGATTGCTTTTCCCGGCAGCCCGGCAGCCCGGGCGATGGAACAGCTGGCGCGATATTATTTGGAGCTGCCGAATAACACCCGCGGTTCCGGCGGGATAAGAGGATTTATACATAAGATGTTCAGTCCACCACGATAG